Proteins encoded within one genomic window of Manis pentadactyla isolate mManPen7 chromosome 4, mManPen7.hap1, whole genome shotgun sequence:
- the LOC118927963 gene encoding glutathione S-transferase Mu 1, with protein sequence MAMTLGYWDIRGLAHSIRLLLEYTDSNYEEKKYTMGDAPDYDRSQWLNEKFMLGLDFPNLPYLIDGAHKITQSNAILRYIARKHNLCGETEEEKIRMDILENQVMDTRLHQARVCYSPDFEKLKLEYLKEIPEKMKLYSQFLGKRPWFAGNKLTYVDFLAYDILEMHRIFEPRCLDAFPNLKDFIARIEGLKKISAYMKSSRFLHAPVYSKLALWGNK encoded by the exons ATGGCCATGACCTTGGGTTACTGGGATATCCGCGGA CTGGCTCACTCCATCCGCCTGCTCCTGGAGTACACAGACTCAAACTATGAGGAGAAGAAGTACACGATGGGGGACG CTCCTGACTATGACAGAAGCCAGTGGCTGAATGAAAAATTCATGCTGGGCCTGGACTTCCCCAAT CTGCCTTACTTAATTGACGGGGCTCACAAGATCACCCAGAGCAACGCCATCCTGCGCTACATTGCTCGCAAGCACAACcttt GTGGggaaacagaagaggaaaaaattcGCATGGACATTTTGGAGAACCAGGTTATGGACACCCGCCTGCACCAGGCCAGGGTCTGTTACAGCCCTGACTTT GAGAAACTGAAGCTTGAATACTTGAAAGAGATCCCTGAAAAAATGAAGCTCTACTCACAGTTTCTGGGGAAGAGGCCTTGGTTTGCAGGGAACAAG CTCACCTATGTGGATTTCCTGGCTTACGACATCCTTGAAATGCACCGTATATTTGAGCCTAGGTGCCTGGATGCTTTCCCAAACCTGAAAGACTTCATAGCCCGCATTGAG GGCCTGAAGAAGATCTCTGCTTATATGAAGTCCAGCCGCTTCCTCCACGCCCCAGTGTACTCAAAACTTGCCCTGTGGGGCAATAAGTAG